The window GGGATAGGGTAAGATCTGTTTGGACTTCTACTGTAGTAGTAGAACaggttacagcagcataagttctggtcagaataggtaataataattCGCGAGCCTCTGTGTAAGAGAGATTGTTAACTGACTTGagatgttgtacttctttttcttctacccatttagggcaagaggtaaaataagaaggatgcgtaccattacagtttatacaatgtgGTTCGAGTTGGCAATTGGTGGCATTATGGTCTTTAACACCATAATGGGCACAGGTCAAGGAACCACAGCAAGATTGTTTTGAACgaccaaatcgttgacaatgGAAAAATTatacaggatttggaatataaaGTCGCACCGtgcaattcagatatcctgcttttATTGTGGTGGGACAACGTGGTACAGTAAATGgtagtattagaacatttgttggttccaGAATTTCATCTTTTCGAGCGAAGATTCAGCGTACTGCTTGACACCTTGGCTGGTGAGACCTGCGAGGATCTCCGATTCGGGGACAGTCCTTAAATCTCATTTAACTGTGACTCTTTTGGAAGTATTCAAAGTGGAAATAGGAGTAACTTTGAAGGCCTTTGATGTCAGAAGGAGTTTGGAATGCTGTGATGAAGACATTTCACTAAGATGTCTCCTGAACATAGCTTTTTTACCAATTTAGGGAACCCAGCAAGCCcctctgaataaaaaatggagaatCTACCCTTGAGGTTTGTCACTTAAggaatgcaaaattaggaatCGCAGGACAGATTCAAGTGGCAAGTTTAGTCGGGTTTTTCTCGATGGTTTCAAGTtgtgttattttcttttgttttagaagtatccataataaatagaaaatttttcagagcccactgaccccacccaccatggagtcctacaaggggatgcacaaCAGTGCCTGAAGGGCACTGCAGtgatgccagggttttgtgagaactatatccaaacaccagcatcagacacaatgtccacaacacccattgtgGATGTTCTATGCTGATACTCAGTTGACCTTGGCCCAAATGGATTAGCTGATTGATCCTGTGGAGGCCAAACCAAGACCGCccattctctcctccccttcatgggttaccatgcatggcaaacttgcaagtggatgtttagatcccagagtagGTAAACTATAAGaatagaaccttctctgggagatcccctcaccacgtatAGGAATCCATATCGAGGGGGGATGGAGATAAATAACTAACACAGCAATTAAAActcataaaaactgttaataatataaatacataggATTAAGAGTGTGTCCCCCTGCAAAACATCTGTTGTTTGGGCTTCAGAacactttaatataataaaaccaaataattaatgttttaaacctCCTCTCTTTCTCTTTCCTTCACAGTACATTTGCTGGGTATCATGAAGTACTGGTCTTAGCACATGGACATTATCCCaggaaagaagaaataaatattcatttgaaaGTTTACAACCAAatcatttgtgaaaaaaatatagcTTTGTCCAATCAAGCACCTCAGAAGTAATCTTACAACTCTGGTTACATGGTGTTAGTTTCTTTACTTTGACTATCACGAGTTCCTCCAAGTTCTATTCACAACCTCAACAACTGCAAACGTTTTAAATCATAGACagagataaaacaaataattatgaatGACAACATGCAAGATTTGTGGCACtacatttttttagaaatattggCAACTCATGAACACATCCATAAATTTACCAGTACCCAATTATGGCTTATTTCCCACTAAAATATCCACTGTTGTCAAAAGTGGTAGAAAATTTTACTGTATTCAAAGTTCAATGGCAGGATAACCATTGACAATATCACTGCAGAGTAACCCCCCCCCCCCCATTCAACACACATTACTAACCTTTAATGCCAGAGATTGGTAGATAAAGTCTGTCCTTGTGGGAGCTGGGACCAGGTTCCTGGAGCTTGCTGGGTAGTTCCTAAACCTATGGGCTGTGCTCCTGCTATTGGTATTTGTGGCAGGAGGTTACCCATAACTCCCCCAAGACTGGCCTCCCATTTGAAGTGATGCCATTTGATTTTGAATCTACAAGTGACAAGAAACATCACTAGAGGATTATGactgattgtgtgtgtgtgttttgattgCAATTTATCATTTGAATGAATACAGCTACAGTTCCTAGCTACTTGAACAATGATCATTATACTGAACCAACATTAACTCTTAACATAAACAGTTTACTGTACAAAACCAATATGAACTCCTGGTTACTCCAAGAGTAAATATCATTACAAAATGTAGATCTGTTCCTGGTTATTCATAAAACATCTTATTCACACTAACCTTTAGTTACTCCTGGTCACTGAAACAACTGCTGGTTTACCCCACACAACGTTTAGTTACTCCTGGTCATTGGAACAACTGCTAGTTTACCCTACACAGTTTAGTTACTCCTGGTTACTCTACACAATATTTAGTTATTCCTGGTTACCAAAACAACCAGTTCTTGTTGTAGTTTTTAAAGGAATAagaacattatacacacacacacacctttactTGAGAGGTAttctgtttgttagttttttatttcCGAGTTGAGTACTTTTGGTACTTAACCCATTAACTGCAGCTGTTCCAATTACGTGCAAGCCATACGCTATGCTATATACGGCATGCTCGCATTCAACTGCTATAAGCAGCTTGTATTCTATATGGCAAATTAGCaataaacaggttaataataaaagtactaTCTATATTATAATATGCAATAAATAGTAAGATAACAGTACAGTAAGGATGAAGTGACATCTTACTTAATCTAGTTCATATCATAAATCACTGTTTAAAGTTGATATAAATAGTGTCTGTTTCATCCTATAGATATAGGTAATTTTTGATGTTTACTAATTCATTAGTAAAGTAATATTCAAACTATGACATCAATATGCAAAAACGTTCCTATGGAATATTGGTCAACACAATTTAACCTATGCATTAACCTATGAAGATACTAAAAAATAATCCAGTTTCTTGGTTTTAAGCTACTCCAATGTTTGAGCAATTGAACTCTATAAAATGGAGACACTTTATGACTATACTAACACTGTTATTGAcatctcaaaaacaaacaaacaagcatatacAAAATCAAGGAAGACCAACAACCAATAGGTACTGTATGTAAACCTTAATAGCATGCTAAAGGACAATCTTTATCACTAGGCATAAAAAATCTAtcctaaaaaataataataatttcttttatcatCATATTACatactgttgttttcttttatcctaTCTGTATCTTTTTTGACTAAAAACTAACTgtgttcatttgtttataaaaatatatatatttgaaaacagtTCTCTATTTAGGAAATAATAATGGTCAGTCACCTTTCTGAAATAAAAGCAGTAAATCTTTCAACACAATCTCATTGCCCACATGACATCTTTGTAGTCATGTAAAAGTCATTACTACAGATTTAATGCTTTAAGTTTCAGTATAGtgtatatatcttcacaaaatttgtctttcagttaatattacaagtgtttcatgtacaaatcataattttagtgaagtattttcaataaattataataaagatgtTTTTTCACGAATatgttgagtatttgttttgaattgtctgtgtgtaatgtaattttcatgttaacttGAAaagtacttttcttcatctcaaatttTGTGTTATCTTCTAAAcccctaaatacatttcagacatttgttttcagtaaaactttatattttatctgttactttctctACCATCTCTCTATACAAGATCAGCCAATTTAACCAAACTTGTAACTACCATTCCccccaaaataaattattcattttatttcttgagTGACTTCAAATTTAAACAAGAAACTACATTAATTTATCCTAAGTATCTTTAAGCTCGTAACAGTATAcatcaatttataattaaattttattgtcctATTGATTGTTCTTTGAACCATTTCTAACTCtctgtgccattataagttgtaaaccACCCTAGAAACACGCAGCTCatgttacattatcaaattataaTACCCATGAGCTACTATGAGCTGTTCACATACATGTCTCATgaaacactgttattatattattattttacctaatataaaCTAACCTAAAAAGGAtccttacttttataataataaataaagaataaacattaaaaacaacaaataaagaaattgccaatcttttttttcttgctgttgatGACACTTAAGTatactttttttatattactggtagTGATCCATTAAACTTTTGAGTTAAATACTTCATGAAAGAACacagacttacaacattaaaaaaatacacaatttcCTTTCACTCAAcatttttctggctttttaactgTACAataagagctgttacaaattcatgcAGGCTAGTCGTCAACTTTTTCATGGGAGTGAAGTTAATgattatctgttcagaacacataatataatacattatttaacagCTGTAAATCTTGGCTTCacattggttataggtaatacataattaaacattaagagaggactattaacaaatcctgaaagaggtGGGTGTTACAAaaaagggtctgattttctgttggatagttctgtaaccaaacaaaattgaaggctataaaataattatgttttatctgAGCAGTGACCTTTTATAGTGGGTAATTTATGTTTAGTTTCTTACATTTTGAAGGAGTAGTGGAATAAAATGGAAAAAGTGCCTAGAGATTATGGAACACACTAGGGaaaatttatgatttttcttCAACACTGCCTTATAGAATTAAGAATAACTAAataatccataatttaacagCATACAAGGCAATTCTTGTGTCATACAAATTAAAGAATACTGCAATATGGTTAAAAAGAACCAACAGTTTCAACAAGTGTACATTAGAAATACTACTAGGAAAACTAACTTGGAAAAGCCCAGGTGTTCCTTGGTCACAGTTAGACAGCCCACTATCCCAGGCAGCTACACCTTGTGAACCCACTCCCAAGGAGCCAAAAGGGTTAGTGGAAGGCCCAGCCTGTGTACCCTGTAAGAACACAAAGTATTTTGATGCACAGGAAATGCTATTGTAAAGAACCagaaataatacataacattcaatataaaatgtaacagaaagactcaaaagtgtaaataataaattcagcCCAAAAGAGTTACACATTAATGCAGATGCTTATATGTccagacagtaaagtgtacacaacataacattacaatgATTTCTATGTATTACTtggtagtttatttttaagtttagaaCAGTAAATACCATTACTCTGCTGTCACCAACACACATAAAATACATGTTGTATACGCCCTTTGCTGGTAACATGGAAAATAAGTATTATTTGTATTCCAACTAAATGATACAATATTGTTCCTATTCAAGGAAAAAATGTTCTCTTTTAATAACCACAAAATACTACtaattatttataacagttaCTGTGCACTTTTGTTATCAGTGTGTTAAACATGGacaacataacattataatacagaACACAGTGCAACCAGCATGTCTCATCAGAGCTATAACAGAACATAGTGCAAACAGCATGCCTCACCTGAGGTGTGAGTAACATGCAGGCAGTGAACTTACCTGAGATATACCATTTGTCTGAAGCTGACTCCCCATCATTCCATTAGCCACACTCATGACTCCAGAAGATGGAATGCCTCCAATGACAGGTGCAGTCTGTGGTAAATATACACCTCctgaagaaaagaaataacagtataaatatctgTACATAAATACAAAGCACTATTAGTGGTATCTGTATGTCCCACtctgacaaaaatataaaaacaagcaaaccacaACATACAGTTTTTTTAAACAGGGCTAAAAAGTAAATGTCCAAGCTACAGTACTAATTACTGTACTAAACAGCCAAAAAAAGAGTAATATCTATTTAACAAAATCATTTATAACAACAAGGTACCACATGGTTCTGGGGAACAAAACAGATGCACAAGATTTATATCTTGCTGACAGCATTGCAATCAACAagttaaatacaacaatacaacagTGTGGTTCACAACAACCACCATCAAAATAATTACTAGGTAAAATTTTGTTATGCACACTGATAGTAATACAAATGTCTCCATCTAGGgcagtggtttccaaccttttttatgtctcgcacccctaaaaattttaatatgttctcgcacccctcccagtaattatttatttaagaataaagatgaaagtggccaaaacaattttttataattagtttttaatgatatataaacaaaaacaaaacatttggaaaataaaaaatattacaacaaactaaaagttgcataaaccctacatggcctaaaaaaaataaattttcatccatgcattaaatgaaatttctttgaatttgaaatgttcaaatgttcataagccaatttaaatttaatgactcttttgttcctgtttatttcttacgagtttttcaaagtATGGCACTTTGTTACTGATAGCAATCtgcaagtctgcctgtgcacccaagcgatttctagattttgtcttgatttacaaaagggcactaaatccaaactcgcACAAGTATGTTGTTGcgaatgggatgagcacattagtgctttttcacaaagttttggaaacatgtccattgccaaacaccaatattgttccaaagttttgctttcaaactgcatttcaagaacttgatttgtgcgcagttcaataagatcttccttcagttcttcatcatccgacatattatccaaattgaaggagtatggattcataatccattcttcagaagtttccagttctccttcaaaatatccatcaaatgactttgatagtatttccaaatgatccacaatttcttcaaaCACACATGTAATTAGggactcatcctcacctaccatttcttcgagtgatggaaaatttgaaagattccctcttttaactcgtcgacaccaaagatgtaacttttctttgaaagcatttaactttttgcagcatttcaatatgtttatgtttttcccttAAAAAatacactcaggtcattcatatgagtgaaaatatcactcaaatagaCTAGTatttggttgaattcttgtgattctatttctccgggcagatcatagtcacgttccttcagaaaagttttgacttttCGCAGTTCAAAGAAGCACGTTAAAGCTCTCCTATATGAGAGCCAGCAGACTTCTGTGtagaaaagcaaaactgaatgctcacttccaaaatGTTCACAAAGCAACTTGAAGAGGCAGTGGTTCAGAGCACAACCCCCTAATCCAGTTGATGGTCTTTGCAgaagtgtcaaggacctttttcaactttggaggcaatgtttttgATGCTAAAGTATGTCGATGAAGAAAATAGCGAGTACCTTGCAAGTGCagaatctcttgtttcatcagtgcaaaaaatcCCAATTTATTTCCTAACATAGCAGGGACACTGTCggtacacacagaaccaataatCTGGACATCTAAATCATATTTCGCAAAGAAGtccttcacacactggaagacatctttcccttttgtggttgttttcagatcttcacagaacaggaaatcttccattatggcaccatcatggacatacctcactagtgtgatgagttgactgcaatttgcaacatcagttgttttgtccaattggagagagattttcaagggactagtcctgatatctgcgataacttggtccaaaaCATCCGAATCCAAATCaccaattcggttttgaataacattatttgataacagCACTcatttaagcttgtttgaggcttcttttcccagaacaattattgccatttctaatgcacacggttttatcacctcttctgcaaCTGTATGGGGCTTCGTTGATTTGGCTACTTCATACGCCATgtggtatgaagccatcagcagtggtttgtTAGCAGATTtaaacctaattttggaagggttgctGGAGAATCAAAGCAAGACCTTCTACCTTTCAACAATTCAACATCATGGCCTGCAACAGCTGCTCCACCATGCcagttgttgaagtgttcctgcagctTAGATAGATTCAAATTTGCATTTGAAAGGACAGcgtcacaaagcatgcactggggtttttgcagatcctcagttgttccaatgcaagtgaaaccaaacttcacataattaTCATTCCatttctttgacataatgaagttttttgcacgaacacagaatcaacaatgcactgactaccatagCATCACACGAGTTTATATACTCtgcgaaactttctagaacattctcgaatatacATCACATGACGTCACTGATTAATTAtggatacttctggaagtttcttGAGTCACGATTACGTGAATACGTAACAAATAAATAGACACTTTAAGACGGCGTTTAcgaacgtaacctaattagttgtgccgagTATTTTGGTCACGTTTATGTTTCGTGTGTTGTTTAatagttgtacattaagattttgGTCGGCGCCAGTGATGGTAGAAACGATAatttatcgtaacaaggtaaaaagctacgtctgtaacaagataaaaaactatgtctgtaacaagaaaaataagaaataaaaatcaaacataattttggaatatataggacagtacccttaatataaacaaaaacaaactgaaatgttatcttgcacccctggttgggaaccactgatctagGATGTTCTGTGTATGAAAACTTCATAGCTCTTTCCACATTACCTGGCACAGCAAAAGATGGCTGGGATACTTTCGTTCCCGATGAGTACAATGATAATATAGTTTCTTTAGTGAGAATTTTTTTCTCCTGAGATTCAGCTGGCATTGGCTGATTAAAGAAATCTTTTTCATCCATTTCTGTACACTGACTACTTTTTTCTGGGTTTGATACAGTGGCCACAGAAGAACTGATGCAAGCTACAGTTGAAGTCGTTGTCAGGATAGAATCAAACAGATCTTCAGCTGAAGATGTGCCAGATGCATCTGCCACTGTTAAATAATTTCCAAAATGTTaagaattataaaacataataattaattttaaattctttcaACTAACTTGCATAACTGTATTACATATTTCAACTCACTTAGACCTAAAAGGTCAACTGGAGCCAGTTCAGACTGTCCTGAAGATGATGACTGCTGAGATTCTGAGGTTGTAGCGTTTGTCGTAGGATGAGGTCGAGGAACTGCTGCTGGCTGGTGgcatatctgtgtgtgtatatataaagttacacaaaaatgtgaAACTGACCTGACATATATACTGAATAATATGTcagaaccaaatattttaaatccttattttcaatactaaaaacaaaaataagtgaaGAATTAGTCAAATTAACATCTTTCATTTTATGTAAAGTCATACACAGTATAAGACAATACTCCTCCAAAAACAGCTTCTAAATTAACAAACTCACAATTAACAGTTCAGTTATATAAGAGTTAGGATAAATGCTCTACTTCTTGTTATCATCTGTTGTATTTGTTATCACACTAAGTAATATACAAAACTCAAAGAACAATTCCAACCAGAAAACACAGCTCATTAATATGAATGTTTACCAGGGGTAATCAAAAGGTTGTCCCCATCTGGACAGTTGGAATGGACCATCAagttatatacttttttttaaaaaactgcaTTACATCATAAATTGTACGATAACACACAAAGATAAATAAGgtgtactaataatattattaataaattttcattttacaatacaCCATGTTAAACACTGAGATCAAGACATatctgtaaaatatgtaaataacaagCCTTTTGTTAAACGCTGAAATCAAGACATATCTGTAATACCCTTTTAAGTAACCAAAACAACAGCGTTGAAAGTTACATTTCTGTATAAAGCCTGATTATGAAGTATCATAAGCACATCTTACATTCCTCAGTATACTCCCAGGTCAATGTTCATATTATGAAGTATCATAAAGACATCTTGCATCTATCAGTATGCTGTCGGGTCAATACTCATATTATGAAGTATCATAAAGACATCTTGCATCCATCAGTACACTGTGACGTCAATGTTCAGATTATGGAGTATCAGAACGATATCTTACATCCATCAATACACTGTCAGGTCAATGTTCAgattatgaagtaaaaaaaacaacaacagagcaataaagttggtaaaataataatttatatttgtttcttgaaaCTAAGTatatctccatactgttgatttAAAGAGTAAATATTACAACTGTAAAAACATATCAGAAACACAAACACTATGCTTACCGGGATTTCTATAGTTCCTGAACCTTTCACCTTGGatttctttttttccttctttttatcTTCTCTTACATCAAACTACAACAACAAACAGATTGAGTGTGGACAACAAAAGGAGGGAGGGAAATCTGATTCTAAGTAGTTGTAAATTGGAAAATGAGTTGATGCTTTAAATTTTTTACAGTGAAACTGTTTAACATTCTTTTTGTTTAAATCTCCATCAGTTTGACATATAACTAGCAGAGAAGTTTTACACTGTATACAATAAGTCTGCAATTCTTCAACTATCAGAATGAAACCACTGGTGAAACTGATGCGTCGTAACTTATCGATATATAGCAAGTTGTTTATTCCAACAAGTTTTATACAACAGTGCATTTCTGGAACACAAGAATGTTATGACTGATCCTATGCTCCAAATGTGATTGAAGATCCCAAAATAATATACTGATGAAGTGAAACTGTAAAGTAACCTGTAGGGTATACAAATAAGCTAGTGTATAGTGCACACAAATAATGAAAtccataaaaaaaatgtatctgagaAGTGCATATATTTGGGGGCCTAGAGACAGAGTGCCACATCAACCTTACATATGCCCGATTTCTCCTAAAAGAATGAACCAAAATACCCTATATAAAAGATAATACTACATAGCAACACTAGTTTCCACACACCAGTTAATAATGCATCTTGCATAACACCACCACCTTCTAGACACCAATTAATAGCATATCTTCTACAGCAAACTCATTATTAACTTCAACATTGAGTTCTACACAGCAGGTGGATGACTATGATTAGgccattaattattttaaagtaagtgaTAAACACTAGATATGATTTCTTACCATTAATAACACATTATGTGAcaccctgtgtgtgtgtgtgtgtgtgtgtgtgtgtgtgtgtgtgtgtgtgaatcaCTTTTAAGTTAGATTTTTCCAAGTGGAGTTTAGATATAAACTTTAGACTGTAGCTAtaagattatattaaaaataagtaaattcagGAACACATCATTTACTTTTGTTGAATATTGCTGAAGAGATCAAGTAAAAGTTACTTAAAAATGATTGCATGGTTCCAATAAGAATTGTTACATTTACAATATGTATAAATACCACGAGGACCTGCTTTCGTAGATCTCATGAATATGAGctgtaaaaatacaaaagaatatcCTATATTTTCTCAATACATCTGGAAATAATGCTGTATGATAGTcatataaaacaaagaatttgATGAATTTAGCAAACAACTGCAGaagtttgattaaaaaaaaagagaacctGTTAATTTTAATAAGGAGATCCCAGGGATACTTGCTCAATTCTATATTTCAACTATACAAATTGAACATGGTTTTCAAAATTTCTATCAGTTTAATCACAaagaacttgtttgttgttgttgttgttgttttttaatcagaagtaatccaaaaatatttgttcaattttATTCAAACTGAAAATACAATATTACCTTCAGAATATTAAATACCAAACTCAACACAAACTTCTtggaagtaatttatttttcaagttctaaaatttataaatttgtatatacaaacatttactaGTTAAAAAACTATGTTAAAAGTGTAGGATTTTTCAAAGTTCAAAACCATTTCCTTGAAGCAAAATATTTCTTCTCAAACCTGGCTTGTGGCCAATTAAACTGGTTTACAGTTCAAGTAAGTACATTCCACATTCAAGTAAACCTGAATGTGCcacaaacaataacaagaaacactatGAAAATTAAACTATGATAGCCTTGACTGTGATAAGAAAAACTGGTATAGTTAATATGATGttgataaacacaaaataaaaccgATTCTGGATTAACATTAcacaagtacataaaataatgACAATTAAAACTGTggttaatatacaaaataaaactatgattCTAGATTCCTATATTACTTACTGCAGGTTTTGGAATAGCTGGAGGAACCCATTCTTTGGCAATGT of the Tachypleus tridentatus isolate NWPU-2018 chromosome 13, ASM421037v1, whole genome shotgun sequence genome contains:
- the LOC143237321 gene encoding stromal membrane-associated protein 1-like isoform X5 codes for the protein MQKVLQAMGNSKARAVYEANLPDNFRRPQTDSSLEAFVRAKYEHKRYIAKEWVPPAIPKPAFDVREDKKKEKKKSKVKGSGTIEIPICHQPAAVPRPHPTTNATTSESQQSSSSGQSELAPVDLLGLMADASGTSSAEDLFDSILTTTSTVACISSSVATVSNPEKSSQCTEMDEKDFFNQPMPAESQEKKILTKETILSLYSSGTKVSQPSFAVPGGVYLPQTAPVIGGIPSSGVMSVANGMMGSQLQTNGISQGTQAGPSTNPFGSLGVGSQGVAAWDSGLSNCDQGTPGLFQIQNQMASLQMGGQSWGSYG
- the LOC143237321 gene encoding stromal membrane-associated protein 1-like isoform X3, translating into MKGDNNLKLRIRLVTHKVAWRPRWASWNLGIFLCIRCAGIHRNLGVHISKVKSVNLDTWTPEQVGVLQAMGNSKARAVYEANLPDNFRRPQTDSSLEAFVRAKYEHKRYIAKEWVPPAIPKPAFDVREDKKKEKKKSKVKGSGTIEIPICHQPAAVPRPHPTTNATTSESQQSSSSGQSELAPVDLLGLMADASGTSSAEDLFDSILTTTSTVACISSSVATVSNPEKSSQCTEMDEKDFFNQPMPAESQEKKILTKETILSLYSSGTKVSQPSFAVPGGVYLPQTAPVIGGIPSSGVMSVANGMMGSQLQTNGISQGTQAGPSTNPFGSLGVGSQGVAAWDSGLSNCDQGTPGLFQIQNQMASLQMGGQSWGSYG
- the LOC143237321 gene encoding stromal membrane-associated protein 1-like isoform X1, with protein sequence MANKTEKQMQDKCQTILCQLLREEDNKYCVDCDAKGPRWASWNLGIFLCIRCAGIHRNLGVHISKVKSVNLDTWTPEQVGVLQAMGNSKARAVYEANLPDNFRRPQTDSSLEAFVRAKYEHKRYIAKEWVPPAIPKPAFDVREDKKKEKKKSKVKGSGTIEIPICHQPAAVPRPHPTTNATTSESQQSSSSGQSELAPVDLLGLMADASGTSSAEDLFDSILTTTSTVACISSSVATVSNPEKSSQCTEMDEKDFFNQPMPAESQEKKILTKETILSLYSSGTKVSQPSFAVPGGVYLPQTAPVIGGIPSSGVMSVANGMMGSQLQTNGISQGTQAGPSTNPFGSLGVGSQGVAAWDSGLSNCDQGTPGLFQIQNQMASLQMGGQSWGSYG
- the LOC143237321 gene encoding stromal membrane-associated protein 1-like isoform X4, coding for MANKTEKQMQDKCQTILCQLLREEDNKYCVDCDAKGPRWASWNLGIFLCIRCAGIHRNLGVHISKVKSVNLDTWTPEQVGVLQAMGNSKARAVYEANLPDNFRRPQTDSSLEAFVRAKYEHKRYIAKEWVPPAIPKPAFDVREDKKKEKKKSKVKGSGTIEIPICHQPAAVPRPHPTTNATTSESQQSSSSGQSELAPVDLLGLMADASGTSSAEDLFDSILTTTSTVACISSSVATVSNPEKSSQCTEMDEKDFFNQPMPAESQEKKILTKETILSLYSSGTKVSQPSFAVPGGVYLPQTAPVIGGIPSSGVMSVANGMMGSQLQTNGISQIQNQMASLQMGGQSWGSYG
- the LOC143237321 gene encoding stromal membrane-associated protein 1-like isoform X6; protein product: MANKTEKQMQDKCQTILCQLLREEDNKYCVDCDAKGPRWASWNLGIFLCIRCAGIHRNLGVHISKVKSVNLDTWTPEQVGVLQAMGNSKARAVYEANLPDNFRRPQTDSSLEAFVRAKYEHKRYIAKEWVPPAIPKPAFDVREDKKKEKKKSKVKGSGTIEIPICHQPAAVPRPHPTTNATTSESQQSSSSGQSELAPVDLLGLRGVYLPQTAPVIGGIPSSGVMSVANGMMGSQLQTNGISQGTQAGPSTNPFGSLGVGSQGVAAWDSGLSNCDQGTPGLFQIQNQMASLQMGGQSWGSYG
- the LOC143237321 gene encoding stromal membrane-associated protein 1-like isoform X2; its protein translation is MANKTEKQMQDKCQTILCQLLREEDNKYCVDCDAKGPRWASWNLGIFLCIRCAGIHRNLGVHISKVKSVNLDTWTPEQVGVLQAMGNSKARAVYEANLPDNFRRPQTDSSLEAFVRAKYEHKRYIAKEWVPPAIPKPAFDVREDKKKEKKKSKVKGSGTIEIPICHQPAAVPRPHPTTNATTSESQQSSSSGQSELAPVDLLGLMADASGTSSAEDLFDSILTTTSTVACISSSVATVSNPEKSSQCTEMDEKDFFNQPMPAESQEKKILTKETILSLYSSGTKVSQPSFAVPGGVYLPQTAPVIGGIPSSGVMSVANGMMGSQLQTNGISQGTQAGPSTNPFGSLGVGSQGVAAWDSGLSNCDQGTPGLFQGKLAVVPMTRSN